A portion of the Meleagris gallopavo isolate NT-WF06-2002-E0010 breed Aviagen turkey brand Nicholas breeding stock chromosome 16, Turkey_5.1, whole genome shotgun sequence genome contains these proteins:
- the GSG1L gene encoding germ cell-specific gene 1-like protein isoform X1, with protein MSSSSSNISSSSSLSSEPTCQISMVQDQAQLDIVSISRLAPGESPSPQPFEQRKKSLAISCSSQLGTRTPPASCPASPRLSLTPSSAKPQQYSDSSPASPGTNAASFYALRPQTAQSLEASASDYTLTPTRKSTRPPTTTPEDSSQSPGSSQTGLRTIGKGFQSHLEDPDHERRFVTTEEFQAMEKELEDVKDELKCLKWKVRHIGETVQPLAEDSKRYNGYTLTELKAMVQSEEDPYKAAHKILTALFSDVYLLQHSVTEQASNARSLPRPKIDPELYTVYCDILKSIFPGISSQTLREQTQHMQKSTQKEAQ; from the exons ATGTCAAGCTCTTCTAGCAACATATCAAGCAGCTCTTCACTTTCATCAGAACCAACCTGCCAGATCTCCATGGTTCAGGATCAAGCCCAGCTGGACATTGTTTCCATCTCTAGGTTGGCCCCAGGAGAATCACCAAGCCCTCAACCAtttgagcaaagaaaaaaaagcttagcaATATCATGTTCCAGCCAACTCGGTACAAGGACTCCTCCAGCATCTTGCCCAGCCAGCCCCAGGCTCAGTCTAACACCCAGCTCAGCCAAGCCTCAGCAATACTCGGACTCCTCTCCGGCCAGTCCAGGGACCAATGCTGCTTCCTTCTATGCCCTCCGTCCTCAAACAGCACAAAGCTTGGAAGCTTCAGCATCAGATTACACATTGACCCCAACCAGGAAAAGCACAAGGCCTCCAACAACGACTCCTGAAGATAGTTCCCAATCTCCTGGCTCTTCTCAAACTGGATTAAGAACTATAGGAAAGGGGTTTCAATCACATCTGGAAGATCCTGATCATGAAAG GAGATTTGTAACCACAGAGGAATTCCAAGCCATGGAGAAAGAACTAGAAGATGTAAAAGATGAACTGAAATGCTTGAAGTGGAAAGTGAGACACATTGGTGAGACTGTGCAGCCCCTGGCAGAAGACAGCAAGCGCTACAACGGCTACACCCTGACAGAGCTCAAGGCAATGGTGCAATCTGAGGAAGATCCTTACAAAGCTGCACACAAAATCCTGACTGCACTCTTCAGTGATGTGTACTTGCTGCAGCACTCGGTCACCGAACAGGCAAGCAATGCCAGATCTCTGCCCAGGCCCAAAATAGACCCAGAGTTGTACACAGTGTATTGTGACATTCTGAAAAGCATATTCCCTGGAATTAGCAGCCAGACCTTGAGGGAACAGACACAACACATGCAGAAAAGCACCCAGAAAGAAGCGCAATAA